One Glycine soja cultivar W05 chromosome 7, ASM419377v2, whole genome shotgun sequence genomic window, GTTGGTACTACAATATGCACCCGTCTTAGACACaggttacaaattaaaaaatttcttactTTTATTCACTCTTAAATGTCTGCAATAAGAAAAtgattaaacaaataatttttatttgaatatgaaataattaatataatctattttattatatataattattatctttgtataattttttaaaatattttttcatatgcaTACACTAAGAAAATGACCTCCAAAGTTTAAAATTAAGGAACAACTTTTGTTTGTACACAAACATTTCCTTAAGACAAGTTAGCACATGCTCCATAAACATCTAactgtaattttaaattagagtAAAATACACTAACATTCCATGAGATTTTGTGAAATTACATAaagtttttctcattttcaataTTTACAATAACCTCCCTTATAGGGGAGgatggtgtaatatttttcAAGCAATTAAGGGCAGTTATTGTTGTGTATAAGGtgtatcaatatatattttcaaaaaattagggGGTTAGTGTAGGAGTAGATAAAAGTAGGGGAAATTTGTGTAATTTCACAAAACTTTAGGGACAATTAgtgtaatttactttttaaactAATATGTTTAATTAACATGTGTCTTCTTAAACTTTAGGTGTACTGACacgaatatttaatattttaaacaatatgAATATTagatataacaattttttttcatatttcaaaataaatgctATTAGATATATGGTTCAGGGTAAGGTGTATCACCTTATGAGTGATGTATGACAAAgcattaaaattgatttgatataGAAGGTAATTTAAACCGATAAGGTATGGGTAAAATTGACctgaaataaaagtttttatattttttatttgacccTTGCCACTTTGTGGTTTATCTTTTTGTAGAATATGTCTTTGATCTCTCAAATTTCTAATGTTTGGTTTTATTCCGTCTAAAAGTTTGTCCATTTTTTTGTCCTTCTAATATTGAAGCGCATcactttttatctttaatgtgGCTTTGATTAGACATGGCAAGAAAACCCGTATCCGTGGGTACCCGCCCGAATCCGTCGTGACTTTGACGGGTAATACCCGAGTTGACCGAGTATGGGTTCGGGTTCGGGTTTTCCTCGATAACCAAAAGTCGGGTACGGGTACGGGTATGGGATTATTAGACCCGTCCCGACCCCGATCCCGAACCCGTCCCGccacttaaaatctttagaatttttgcataatttaatcaaaagacataatttttattactagttaattttattttagaatttttacataatttaatattattttcttaactatttatgtaGACACACacgttataataaatttattgatatataagtagttaaaaataaatgtttaacaatcaatttatttttttctaaaatcaaatttttaatatttcttttacaaaaaaaaatataattttctaaatGGTGTGTGGAACGGGGTTGGGGATACCCGATACCCGACGGGTACGGGGATGAGGCAATAAACTCAAACTCGTCAGGTATCGGGTACGGGTATGGGGATATGTTGAGGAGTCGGGGTAAGGGATTGGGAAGACAATATTCGTACCCGACCCGTCCCATTGTCATGTCTAGCTTTGATAGTACTTTATAGAGAGAGGAAAAGTGGTTTAAATAATACTTGAGGGGATAAAAATGATACATTATAAAATTGGAAGGACGAAAAACaaaccaaattttttaatagactAAAACTAAACTTCAGACGTTTTATAGAGAACAGAAACATGTTTTaccatattattatttaatctctATCGCATTGAAAAACTAACACTCTGAATCTCACAAATTCAAACTCGgttgaaatttataaatttatatatgctaataaaagaaaaacactgAAAATCTTCATAAACGAAGTTCCTCCATGAGGGCACCATTTGCCTCGATACCCTTTGTTTGAGAATACAGTGAGTAAAATAACATTGAGATATCTATAGATGGGCCACAAGAAAACTACATAAATCAACTTGACACCACATCTAATCTAAAGTCATAAAACAAGCGATTTGCAAATCATTTTCTCTTATATGTTGTTCAGcaacatgtctatttttatccaATGTTTGACTTGTTACTCGCACTTGGACTCCAATAATGCTTCATCAAACTTTATTACTTTAAACAACTTGGTGCACCAAAGGAATTTTCTCTTGGTGTCAATAATCCTAACTTTTGTACaagaattatttcaatttttttataaagataaacatagaaacattcaaaatttatacaaatgaaaaatattaatagacttaaatttgaagttttaaataaataaatgagataaaaagATTTGAGAGAAGGTGAAACCAAGATCATAGACTTTTTGCTCAAAATATTCCGCTATTGCCGCTTCTGCCAGGATATTTTGGCATGGTGAGGGGCTGGAAAACATTTCTAGGTGGGACTTTTGttgagttttctttctttttcacggTTTCAAATAAGAATAAGAGAAATTTATCTTGAAAATCCAACCAAAATATATTACGAGTTTCTCGTTGAATGCTATAATTGATGAGGTTTCAGGCATACGGTTACTAATTTTTACAATGctatattaagaaataaaactgAAATAGTGGCTTCTAGGACTGCTTGGATAGAGACTAGGGAACGTGAGTGATTTCGATGGAAGAGAGAAGAGATTTTGACTAGATACTTTAGTTAGTTAAGAAGAAtaggaaataaattttaaaaaattattaatttcatattcttataattttaaattttaaaatgtatataacAGAGAGTTTTAGTTAAGAGTGGTTATTGTATTTAAGACTAGTGCAAGCAACACTCTTTCCTTACTATCTATTGAATGCAATGAGAGACTAAACCTCCATTGTTAGaacaagctccaagagcttggaacAAGAAGATTGATGGTGTTCTCAACCAAATTGGGTTTGAGAAATGTACTTCTGAACATGGTGTCTATATTAAAGGGGAGACTACTGCAAATTTAATCCTATTGTGCCTCTATGTGGATGATTTGTTGATCACTGGGAGCAACATGTCAGAAATCAACAAAGTCAAGCAGCTGTTGATGAAgcaatttgaaatgattgaCCTGGGCCAACTATCCTATTTTCTTGGCATTGAATTCAAGGAAACTAAAGCAGGTGTGGTGATGCATCAAAGTAAATATGCAGCTGATTTGCTTGTGAAGTTTCACATGAGCAATTGCAATCTAGCTGCAACTTCAGATGAAACTGGACTAATGATGAGCTTGAATGATGAAGGAGGACTAGCAGATGCTACTCTATACAGACAAATAGTTGGCTCACTCAGGTATTTGTGTAATACAAGACCTGACATAGCTTATAGTGTTGGCATTATAAGCAGGTTTATGAATGCACCTAAGATTTCTCACATGATGGCTGCAAAGAAGATCTTAAGGTATGTGAAGGACACAACTGATTATGGAGTATTTCTACCTTTTGGATAGaatgaatcaaatcaaaatctacTTGGCTATACTGATTTAGATTGGAGGAAGGACAAGAATGACAGGAAGAGCACTACAGCCTGTGTTCATGTATAGTGGATCTCTAATCTCCTGGAGCTCGAAGAAAGAAGATCCAGTAGCATTATCTACTTGTGAAGCTGAGTATATAGCAGCTTCCCTTGGAGCATGTCAAGGTCTGTGGTTAAGGAAAATGCTGAAAGAAATGaagattcaaaagaagaaaCCAATTTGCTTACTGATTAATAATAAGTCAGCAATCAGTCTTGCTAAGAACCCTGTAGATCATGGGAACAACAAGCACATTGATACTAGGTATCATTTTATCATGGACAAAGTTCACAAAGGAAAAATCAAGCTCATCTACTGCAAATCAGAagataattttgttgatttacTAACAAAACCATTGAAGAAAGCCACGTTTGAAGAACTGAGAAGTAAATTGATGATAAGAGCTGATTGAGGATCAGAATTAAAGGAGAGTGTTGTAGTAATCCTAATCCATTTGTGGACAAATCAgtttgttttcatttgtttgAAAGTTAGTTAATTGGTTAGTAGTTTGTTGCCGAAAAAACAGAAAGTAATGTGTTGAGTTGTAATTTTCAGTTTTATCTTTTCAGCCTTTGACAATGATGTATAAATACAATtgatcattcaataaaaaagttGAATGAGTTTATACATTTGAAGAAGCGAATACACTTGCAGAATAGAAACTCTTCCTCCCACCTCATACATTTCTCTTTTTTCCAGCAAGTGTGTGTCAAGGAACTCATATGTTCTTGACACTAACAATTTCTAGCACTGAAATCGCATAATTCATGACATAAATTGAATGATCTATCTTCTGGTCTATTGCTAGTGAACCCTTCTTCATTAATAACTGTAATTAAATACACAGCCTACTACACTGCTCTTGTGAGTATcataataacatatatatgaaCATTTCAAAGATTTGTATTCAGAGAAACACAAACCTTATTATCCATATCTATTTTTCtgtcactacaagaaaaatgacatatGTCTACGGAAACTTTTGCCTACACACattagtgtaggtaaaagtcaaaaaatacttatacctACAATTGTTTATCATAGATaggatttaaaaatttgtaCTTACTATTAttggtgtaggtaaaactcaaaataaCTTTTACTTACAAATGCTtaatattgataaaatttaaaaaaacttatacctaCGATTATTTGGTGTTAGTAAAATCCTATAAAAACTTATACCTACAGTCCATTGGTGTAGATAAAAAGTTTCTACCTACAAATAATAATGTaagtaaaatacaataaaacaaatacatattaaaataattattttaagaaagttaatcaaaaactcaataacatacaatattttcactatttttctcatattaaaataattcgGTTGaactaaatagataaataaaaaaacaaattatatatggGCCTGGAGCCCATATAGTGAAGCCTAATATGATAGAGCGTGAGGATCATGTCCATGGAATGAAGTAACTAACCCAGTCCCTTGACTTGGCTCGCTGGTTCGATTCGATTCGATTCTCGGAGATGAAGAAGGGCTTGATGGATAGCTATGGCGTTGCTGTGATTGTGTTGGCTTTGAGTTTGTGTTTGGGTTCATCATCGGAGCAATTAAATTCACGAGAATGCGAGAATCTCGGTTTCATCGGACTCGCCTTGTGCTCCGACTGCAACACTCTCTCCGAGTACGTCAAGGACAAAGGTTTATTCCGTTttgaatctctctctctctcttaatttTCATTCAGAAGCAATTTTATTGTTCTATGCCTTTTCGATTTCACTGTTATTATGTCGCTCGAGGAAGCGCAATTATCAAATTAgatttactaaataaatatttcaagattacaagtatgaagtatcttttttttgttcatcttttttatttctacctTGCCTCTCTTTATTACTTTGAATAAACTAATAGCAGACAGTGATTGAATACTTTAATGAACTTTTTTTCCCATTTTAGATTATTTGTTTGACGGTTGGTATTCCTTGACATGTACTAGTGATTATTTGAATCGTCTAAATCAATATCGCCAGAGGGTTTGGACTTGTAAAATTACTGGAAAATCTGGCTTGACTTATGAAGAGGTTCTGGTGTTAGAGAAGCATGCTGCTGAGAAAGTTCAACAGATTCCGGAAGAATTAGTGGCACCTGCTCTAAGGATTATCCATTACAGTAAGTACTGTTCAGTTCTAAGATGAAGAATTTTGTGTGTTAATAAAATAAGCGTCCGTTTCTTCTTTAAAGTTACATggtttcattaatttgtttttcaatttactGAGTTTATAAGAATGTACAATTGTTAAAAGCTTAATATACAATAATATAAACACACATGATAGAAAGTAAGATGCTTGTGAAGAATATGGTGTGCAAATGCACATGTAAATATGTAATAGGATGTGTATGTTGAATGCTGCAGTAGGGTAGTCACTTTAAGTTGGAACATTGCTTAATTGAATGGTTGAACAAAAAAGTATATCATGCTATCCACAATAATATGTTGAAAGAGAATGACTCATTATTGTCTAGGAGTAGTTTTAAAGTGCCTACCAAAGATTAAGTGTTCCATTTTTTATTACTGAAAGTCATCTACCAATTTGTAACTTAACAGTTCAATGCAtgcattatataaattattatatttacacttCCTTCTTCGTGTGTCTATTTATATAACATAgtgtttatgaattttttttctgaaaataaaCATAGATTCTTTTGTTTCATTCATTTCTCAACACCATTTAATTATTGTTGtgcaattaataattaaggaaataagTCATTCTCCGTAATTCTATTGTTTTTCGTTGGCATATTGTCACAATTTTTGCTCAGTGATTTTCTTTAATAGCTGACATAtgcaactttttatatatacatgtgaAAATTTTAGCACtgtgaaatttaacataagatgATTCCCTGTACCCAGTGCTTAAATGCGTTAAGGATTTAGTACACTATTTTTTGTAGTCATTTTTTCTGTTTCCTTTGGAGCATTAAGCCACTTAAACTCAATCGAAATTATCATGTAGTCATTTTTTCTGTTTCCTTTTGCTAATTTTAAATGGATTTCTTCGTGTTCTTATTTATCCTCCCCTGTTTTGGTGTTCAAGCTTTGTTATCATCATGGTCTAAACCTTGGTCACTTTTTCATAATTTggctgcattttttttataactatataGACATAGCACATAGGGTTATAATATGTGTGCGTAAGCAACTGGCCCGTGACCTACCCACACTAACTCATAATTGAGTCATATGATGATATACAAAAACCCGCACTCCAAATCAACAAACAAGGTTTTGAAATTTCACGAGCACTTTCTATGGTGGTTAACTGTTTAGAACACCCGTCCTTAATTAATTACCATTAGTGCATGGCCAAAAAAGTGAATTCACATTAGTGTGTAATTTTCTAGGGAATAGAAAGAATCAGAGTCATGACACTggcaagaaagaaaatcatgaaGTTCAAGCCAACCAGGCCCCcccaaagaccaaaaaacatAAGCATCAACCACTTGCAACTCACACATTTTCACTGCTATGTTAATGTGAATGTGACTATGTCCTGTGCATACATAGTAAGTTGCATTTGAATTCGTCAGATTTTGCaataaataaccaaaataaaggCCTTCTCTCAAATGGGGTGGGTTGAGTTTGGTGCTGCGTTATAATTATGATCTTATGGGGATTGAGAGCGTCATGGGATTCATAGAAGCGTGTACGCAAATAGTGTCATGGGATTCCTAGAATGATTGATATCAAAAAATGTTGTAGAATGATTGAGCTTACTCACATGGCAGCCGACAGGTTGGCGGGTATGATTTACAGGAGCATACAAGTTGTAGTCTTTTCTAACAAACTCAACTTGCTTATGCCTTTTGGGCCTCTTGCAATTCTTGTACAGAAGTTGACTGGTCATCTTGTGAGTTAGACTTCAAACAATTCTTAACTTTCCGGCACTTTAGATTGAATATCTTATATTGATTTGTGAAGGTGGACTGCAGGGTTGGGTCTTTGGTCTGAGTTTGTTGGGGATAATGCCTCTGGCAGAGCGATTAGGTTATGCTACCGAGTAATAGTACACGTACTCTTTAAGATTTTGCTCAAGATTTCACTTTATATGCTCTGATGTTATCCTTTTCTTGGTCTTGTATAGGCAGCTGGCGTTTTACACTGGAGATACTGGTAAAGTAATAGCATTCTACTAAGTCTATCTTCTTTTAAATCAATCTAGAACATACAGTGAGATAAGTTAAAGCGTAAATTTTGAGTTGTTAATATGATATGTATGTGTTTTTATGACCAGTTTAGGAGATGCTTTTATGTGTCTCTATAACTAACTATTTGTACAAGTATctcttaaatttcaattatcttTTTTACATGTTATATTTCATTGGAAAATATTGATCCGGTTTCTCATTTCAACCTTCCATTGTTTTTTGTGATGGTATATGGTTTTAATATCTGCATGCAGACGCCAGATATCTAAGTGGTTcactcttctattttgttgttAGTCATATGCTTGTGGTGCGGTTTATTTCTAATTTCATAATATTGTATCTTACAGTTGGGGGTCTTTTAAATGCTACATTTGGAAATGCAACAGAACTGATCATCTCAATATATGCACTGAAAAGTGGAATGACACGCGTTGTCCAGCTCTCTTTGCTGGGTTCAATTTTGTCCAATATGTTACTGGTGCTTGGGTGTGCATTCTTATGTGGTGGGATTGTTAATCACGAGAAGGAGCAAGTGTTTAACTAGGTAGACATGTTAATTTCTGTCTTTTTTATTATGTTCCTTAGTTTCATTTTGTATTACCTGTAGCTGATTCAATTTACCATGTAGGCAGCTACTTCCGTGAACTCaggataaaaaaatagtccctaattaattattatcatgtACTACTAATTAAAGGGCAGCAACTGGGAGTTCAATGAACCTGGCTAGAACACTGGGTCCAGCAATTGCTGCACACAACTACAAGGGCATGTGGATCTATCTCACAGCTCCAATACTTGGATCTCTATGTGGGGCAGGTGCCTACACTGTGCTCAAGCTGCCTGATCACATCAGGAAGAGTGATAGCAACACTGCAAGAGTGATAGCAAGACTTTACCCAGAATGAGTGATTTTTGCACATGCACTTATCATGCATGCATCTTCTGTGGCTGTtgttgttttaataaaaaaacactgcTAACgcattctagaaaaaaaaaaagctgaaaGAATTTGCTTTTAGAAAAAGTATGCAacatagactttttttttttaatgcttttGGAGTGGTAGCCTTTAGTCCTTGACATAATAGTTTGATTGGAAATCATTAACAAATCCAAATCAGAAATTCTTGCCTATAacttattgttgtttatttGTATCCTATGATCATGAATAAATTCAGCACAGATCCAAACCACAGTTGATTATCACTGTAGAATTGGGcataattcaaatcaaatatgCTATGACTTGTCCAAAAGCCAGCCTCATTGACTCATTTGAAATAACATTATTGAAGTTACTTTGTCTCTACTTTTGGCCTAACTTTCTCCACTCCGCGTTAGATCTTAGACATGCTATCGTATCTAGCAATATGATTACAAATGAGCCATAGGTATGTGTTTACTTATATCTCTTCTGTCATATTTAGATTTACACTTCTTTGAAGCACATGGTGGTGTGATTTGTGTGGTAGTGGAAATAAGTGGTTATGTTTGAGTTATCACTAGATGTTCTCATATTATATGATGGGTTGCAAATGGATAAATTCTTAGTCcttattacttttattatattGATTCATACTGAATATATAAGCAAGAAGATCTTCTAAATGGATTTTTAGGTAAATTAGGCTTAGTAAACACAATAGTACAAAAACAGATAATTTTAAGAGAAACCTAGTACTTAATTATCCcattatactttaatttaattatatacctCCAACCATATCAGTAAACACTCATATGAAAATCGATTTTGAAAActtgaaaattgattttcatGTCCTACAATTGTTTATACagttttttttgtgaataattGATTATACATTTTGATAATCGATCtttacattttgaaaataaattattttaattgaataaaccatttttatttatttattcattcctCTTAAACTAAACACATTTCTCTTAAACTAAACACATTTCTCTTAAACCATTTTTATTATCCTTTTCTTGTCATTATCCTTTTTTGTAAAGCATTTGATTTCAAACCAACGTGAGCACaaacaaaaaagttaaacaaTCTCAAAAGTTATTAAGTTATTAGTTATCCATCAAATGTAAAGGAATTCTTTGTTAGCTAGGTATCACAACATGTGTTTCGGCAATGCAAGTCAACCGTGTGGCCTCATTTGTTTGTGTACAACACTTTGTGTTGCTGTTGTTACAATCAACAATAAAATGAGATTGGGTCCAACCCTCTAGAAAGGGAAAGGTTATAAGAATTTTGAGGGACACCTCACATTTTTCATACCATTTTAGGATTATATCACTGTCAATTTTTCTTGGTACTTAAAAGAAGAGTAGAAATTAATCATTCCCTAATTTATGTTAATGCTTTATGTGAAGATGTGATACAAGTAACatgacaaaatatataatagtctagttttatcattataataacttatctAACATCATGTGTCATGTCAAATTCAATGTCACCTAATTCTAATTAGCTATCTACTTAACAATACATTTGTGATCATAAATAGCAGTTTCGCTTAAAAGAGATTGAggcatttaatttatttcctgAGAGAGGAGTAAGTGTGTGTTTGGACAAGAGAtgccaaaattgattttggttaactAAACATGTGAAATTTTcggtaaaatcattttaattaattagtctttCAACATAATTTTGCAAGAATAGAAATGCTACAAGTATATTAGTTTTTGCTTGTCACCTTTACatgtcatatttttattatttattattaatattcaatATTAAAGGTTCAGTGTTATGATGCAGTTTAATAATACTGTTTAATATGTGCAATAAGGTGTAAGACAGGTGCCAACCAAGtagtatcttaaaaaaaatctagagtATAAACATTGCGGGAAAGAACCTTACGCAAAAAGACATAATATACAGCGCTGACAAAGATATCACCATGCAGCAACATAAGATAAAGTTTGGCACCAAAGACCTTTGTCTAAGTACAAGATGACCGATACtataaatatagttttttttttcatgtttgtttttatcaaatcaaacataaataatGTAAGAGTTTACAATAACATATGTATCACCCTTAAATAATTGAGTTAaactgtttaatattttttatgttttttttaaatcagtCATCTTTCATAATTGATCTTTGAGATTTTAAGCAAAGCTTTTGgcaagtaaatataaatatctcatttaaaaaagataaaaaagcaATGTTCACTTttataaaagaggaaaaaattataaatataaaaatttatttcaaggaatataatcttctctttttttctctacaACCTATTCTCTTTTTCTTAGAGTATATCTCATTCTTCATCACTGGGATTAACGTGAAAAAACCACAAGTACAcaataattgtcaattaataatatcaaatccTTAGGGATcacgttttattttaaaatataaatgtaatgccgttttatattttaattttataacataaattGGGAACTAGCAATCATAGTACAAGGATTTTGCTTTtggtattaaaataaaaattttaatatattttttaatcctttGAGGTCTCTTTTTAAGTTTtcagattaaaatttatattttttattcactcaattttacaaaatgttttattagtccttctattaaaaaaaaactccacaaattatgtatctaaactataaaaaaactcaatttgaaaagactaaaaaagtattttattataaatttaaggaactaaaaaatataaatttttatttgaaggacatataccttttaatttaatgaactaaaaatataataaagtttaaaataaatatttggatATGAAAGTAAGGtggaatatattttttctattaatttattattgcttGGGGTGCAATCAGTCAATCAAAGGTGCTATACATATCAAATCCCCACTGGTGCAACGGGCACTGAGgcctattttctttatattttcagCATCAAAGTAAGGCGGATTCCAGGGTGATTTCCAGAACTCAAATCGCATAATTCATGACATAAATTGAATGCTCTATCTTCTGGTCTATTGCTAGAGAACCCTTCTTCATTAATGGAAATGAAAGCTGCTGATGCTAGAAACTAGCAAACATAACCCATGCCACTTCCATACACTTTCTCCAAATCAAGAAAGCTATTACACTAGATCCACGTGAACCACGAAGGAGGCCCTCATGCCCTGCCACCCACCAAGCTCCTGATTAACATGATAAACGTGATGAAAAA contains:
- the LOC114418078 gene encoding vacuolar cation/proton exchanger 5-like isoform X2, encoding MRESRFHRTRLVLRLQHSLRVRQGQSDYLNRLNQYRQRVWTCKITGKSGLTYEEVLVLEKHAAEKVQQIPEELVAPALRIIHYSGLQGWVFGLSLLGIMPLAERLGYATEQLAFYTGDTVGGLLNATFGNATELIISIYALKSGMTRVVQLSLLGSILSNMLLVLGCAFLCGGIVNHEKEQVFN
- the LOC114418078 gene encoding vacuolar cation/proton exchanger 5-like isoform X1; translation: MRESRFHRTRLVLRLQHSLRVRQGQSDYLNRLNQYRQRVWTCKITGKSGLTYEEVLVLEKHAAEKVQQIPEELVAPALRIIHYTDRLAGMIYRSIQVVVFSNKLNLLMPFGPLAILVQKLTGHLGWVFGLSLLGIMPLAERLGYATEQLAFYTGDTVGGLLNATFGNATELIISIYALKSGMTRVVQLSLLGSILSNMLLVLGCAFLCGGIVNHEKEQVFN
- the LOC114418078 gene encoding putative vacuolar cation/proton exchanger 6 isoform X3, with protein sequence MRESRFHRTRLVLRLQHSLRVRQGQSDYLNRLNQYRQRVWTCKITGKSGLTYEEVLVLEKHAAEKVQQIPEELVAPALRIIHYTDRLAGMIYRSIQVVVFSNKLNLLMPFGPLAILVQKLTGHLGWVFGLSLLGIMPLAERLGYATEQLAFYTGDTGKLGVF